A single genomic interval of Acidobacteriota bacterium harbors:
- a CDS encoding HNH endonuclease: protein MHFYVAITDFDWFTHLSAQKPDEVNFWQPSGRNQFRAIQPGEPLLLKLHAPRNYIVGGGFFSHFTLAPLGLAWEAFGTNNGAHSFAEMRERVWRYRHGEQPSESEEVIGCILLQQPFFFAEPDWIPVSDWAQAIVRGKTYDAADGRGAEIWAEVQHRLANPAPVLDESVAVEAQRFGKPQIQLPRLGQGAFRIIVADSYSRACALSSSHILHILEASHIRPYAGGGSHSPTNGLLLRQDIHTLFDKGYITVTPDYKVEVSKRIRQEFNNGDDYYAMHGSEINLPRLHQLRPSEDALRWHNERIFRA from the coding sequence GTGCACTTCTACGTTGCCATCACCGACTTCGACTGGTTCACGCACCTCTCCGCGCAAAAGCCGGACGAGGTCAACTTCTGGCAGCCTTCAGGAAGAAATCAGTTTCGCGCGATCCAACCCGGCGAGCCACTATTGCTCAAGCTCCACGCACCTCGCAACTACATCGTCGGCGGTGGCTTCTTCAGCCACTTCACCCTTGCGCCGTTAGGCCTTGCATGGGAAGCGTTCGGAACGAACAACGGCGCGCACTCGTTTGCGGAGATGCGCGAACGGGTGTGGCGCTACCGCCATGGCGAGCAACCGAGCGAATCGGAGGAGGTGATCGGCTGCATCCTTCTCCAGCAACCGTTCTTCTTCGCCGAGCCCGATTGGATCCCCGTGTCCGATTGGGCGCAAGCGATAGTCCGCGGAAAGACGTACGACGCCGCGGACGGGCGAGGCGCAGAGATTTGGGCCGAGGTTCAACACCGGCTAGCTAATCCTGCTCCCGTGCTGGATGAGTCCGTCGCCGTCGAAGCGCAGCGCTTCGGCAAACCGCAGATACAGCTTCCGCGGCTAGGCCAAGGCGCGTTTCGGATCATCGTCGCCGACAGTTACAGCCGTGCGTGTGCGCTGTCGTCTTCGCACATCCTTCACATCCTCGAGGCGTCGCATATCCGACCATATGCCGGGGGCGGTTCGCACTCTCCGACCAACGGGCTGCTGCTACGACAGGATATTCATACCCTTTTCGACAAGGGCTACATCACAGTGACGCCCGACTACAAGGTCGAAGTAAGCAAGCGCATCAGACAAGAGTTCAACAACGGGGACGACTACTACGCAATGCACGGCAGCGAGATTAATCTGCCGAGGCTACATCAGCTCCGTCCATCCGAAGACGCGCTGAGGTGGCACAACGAACGTATCTTTCGGGCCTAA
- a CDS encoding transcriptional regulator has protein sequence MRLGIVSSLAVNDSLSFNELKALLATTDGNLSVHARKLEDGGYIACSKYFEGRTPRTDFRLTAAGRRALEKYLDEMEGLIKATRA, from the coding sequence ATGCGGCTGGGCATCGTGAGCTCGCTCGCCGTCAATGACAGCCTCAGCTTCAACGAGTTGAAAGCGCTGCTCGCGACCACGGATGGCAACCTGAGCGTCCATGCGCGCAAACTCGAAGACGGTGGCTACATCGCGTGCAGCAAATACTTCGAGGGACGGACGCCGCGGACGGATTTCCGGCTGACGGCGGCGGGCAGGCGTGCGCTGGAAAAATATCTGGACGAGATGGAAGGGCTGATCAAAGCGACGCGAGCCTGA
- a CDS encoding DUF2188 domain-containing protein translates to MTKLPKFTLEYNKRKDKWVLEQDKTGRTVKEFSTKAQATKGGTLERAVGVHGGSVKIQEKNGRYQEERTYPRSRDPRRSKG, encoded by the coding sequence ATGACTAAGCTGCCGAAGTTCACGTTGGAATATAACAAACGAAAGGACAAGTGGGTCCTTGAGCAAGACAAGACCGGCCGGACAGTGAAGGAATTCAGCACCAAGGCACAGGCGACAAAGGGCGGCACTCTGGAGCGCGCAGTCGGCGTCCATGGTGGTTCAGTCAAGATTCAAGAAAAGAACGGGCGATACCAGGAGGAGCGCACCTATCCGCGCAGCCGGGACCCTCGTCGCTCGAAGGGCTAG
- a CDS encoding RNA-directed DNA polymerase — protein sequence MSFEVEKHWKKLSAFCRQSRIALSTPTLSDTRALGTRRALADQPVYRAEQSVGKRYLLKTDLARFYPSIYTHSIGWALHGKKIARENRELFGNKLDERVRNTQDKQTGGIPIGPDTSFLIGEVIGAALDVRLQAQIKKLRGTRFIDDYFLYFETSSEAERALATLHQAAKEFELEVNDPKTEIIALPESFEPAWKAELRAMEIRSKGAPQITDLMALFNRAFELVPEFPADSVLTYAAKQVLSSEIDPDNWGVCESLLLRSVTAEPTMMPALIEIVRKNGDAIKDKKALATTVVSLCDYHGPLQQGYEVAWALWLAKELEVKVPLRAARAVVELDDDIVALVALDLLDSGLFPTVEMSLWRSHMNGKALYSEHWLLAYEAYEHGWLHGRRGDYVDADSFFQILRKHQVRFYRSQATTLPEPSPYLE from the coding sequence TTGTCCTTCGAAGTGGAGAAACACTGGAAGAAACTCTCGGCGTTCTGTCGCCAATCCCGAATCGCCCTGAGCACCCCGACCTTGAGCGATACTCGAGCGCTCGGTACCCGACGTGCGCTGGCCGATCAGCCCGTCTACCGCGCGGAGCAGTCTGTCGGAAAGCGATACCTCTTGAAGACAGACCTAGCGCGCTTCTACCCGTCCATCTATACCCACAGCATTGGCTGGGCGCTTCACGGGAAAAAGATAGCTCGCGAAAACAGAGAGCTTTTCGGAAACAAACTAGATGAGCGAGTTAGGAATACGCAGGACAAGCAAACCGGCGGGATACCAATTGGCCCTGACACTTCGTTTCTAATAGGTGAAGTTATCGGAGCTGCGCTTGATGTGAGATTACAGGCCCAAATAAAAAAGCTACGGGGCACGCGCTTCATCGACGATTACTTTCTATACTTCGAGACCTCTTCGGAGGCGGAACGTGCCTTGGCAACCCTGCATCAGGCGGCCAAAGAGTTTGAACTCGAAGTCAACGATCCGAAGACCGAGATAATCGCCCTTCCGGAATCTTTCGAGCCCGCCTGGAAAGCGGAGTTGCGGGCTATGGAGATTCGTTCCAAGGGGGCCCCACAGATTACAGACTTGATGGCTCTCTTCAACCGGGCCTTCGAATTGGTCCCGGAGTTCCCCGCTGACAGCGTACTAACATACGCCGCCAAGCAGGTACTCAGTAGTGAGATCGATCCCGATAACTGGGGAGTATGCGAATCACTGCTACTCCGGTCGGTAACCGCCGAGCCGACGATGATGCCGGCACTCATCGAGATAGTTCGAAAAAACGGTGACGCGATAAAGGACAAGAAGGCGCTAGCGACAACCGTGGTCAGCTTATGCGACTATCACGGTCCGTTGCAGCAGGGGTATGAAGTTGCTTGGGCTCTCTGGCTCGCCAAGGAACTGGAGGTCAAAGTTCCACTTAGAGCTGCACGAGCCGTAGTGGAACTCGATGATGACATCGTAGCGCTAGTCGCCCTGGACCTGCTGGACTCTGGCTTATTTCCCACGGTGGAGATGAGTCTCTGGCGCAGTCACATGAATGGTAAAGCGCTGTACTCCGAGCATTGGTTGCTGGCCTATGAGGCTTACGAGCACGGATGGCTGCACGGAAGGCGTGGCGATTACGTAGACGCTGACTCTTTTTTCCAAATACTTCGAAAGCATCAAGTGCGGTTCTATCGCTCGCAGGCAACAACCTTACCGGAGCCGAGCCCGTATCTCGAGTAA
- the mscL gene encoding large conductance mechanosensitive channel protein MscL: MLKGFRQFILRGNVVDLAVAVVIGAAFGAVVASFVADILMPLVAAAFGKPDFSAMVFYVNGTAVAYGKFLNALIAFLLVAAAIYFFLIAPMNAWEARRARGLTPADAVTKQCGECLSEVPIAAKRCAHCAQPLG; encoded by the coding sequence ATGCTGAAGGGATTCAGGCAATTCATTCTGCGCGGCAACGTGGTCGATCTGGCGGTGGCGGTGGTGATCGGGGCGGCGTTCGGCGCGGTGGTCGCTTCGTTCGTCGCGGACATCCTGATGCCGCTGGTCGCGGCGGCGTTTGGCAAACCGGATTTCTCGGCGATGGTCTTCTATGTGAACGGAACGGCGGTCGCGTATGGCAAGTTCCTCAACGCGCTGATCGCCTTCCTGCTGGTCGCGGCGGCGATCTACTTCTTCCTCATCGCGCCGATGAATGCCTGGGAAGCGCGGCGGGCGCGCGGGCTGACGCCGGCGGATGCGGTGACGAAACAGTGCGGGGAATGCCTGAGCGAGGTGCCGATCGCGGCCAAGCGGTGCGCGCACTGCGCTCAGCCGCTGGGGTAA
- the uppS gene encoding polyprenyl diphosphate synthase, with protein MQSDNRGGSGLHAALVMDGNGRWAVARGLPRVCGHQAGAEAARAVIRAGPECGIGTMTMYGFSSDNWKRPAEEVALLMALLRQYLLAEKGPCLASGVRMAVIGRRDRLAPELCSAIEQAERETAHGSRLLLRLAVDYSARDAIVQAANVRAAGVPAAGMHAAALCPAGDGGPAADRESFRRELARAQNCESAPDVDLLIRTGGEQRLSDFLLWECAYAELFFLPQMWPDFSPADLRAVVAQFHARDRRYGMIKTEPTPAVRQRVAE; from the coding sequence ATGCAAAGTGATAACCGGGGAGGCAGCGGCCTGCACGCGGCGCTGGTGATGGATGGCAACGGGCGCTGGGCGGTGGCGCGCGGGCTGCCGCGCGTTTGCGGGCACCAGGCGGGCGCGGAGGCGGCGCGGGCGGTGATCCGCGCGGGGCCGGAGTGCGGCATCGGGACGATGACGATGTATGGATTCTCGTCAGACAACTGGAAGCGTCCGGCGGAAGAGGTGGCGCTGCTGATGGCGCTGCTGCGGCAGTATCTGCTGGCGGAAAAAGGTCCGTGCCTCGCCAGCGGCGTGCGCATGGCGGTGATCGGGCGGCGCGACCGGTTGGCGCCCGAGCTGTGCTCGGCCATCGAACAGGCCGAGCGCGAGACCGCGCACGGCTCGCGCTTGCTGCTGCGGCTGGCAGTGGACTACTCGGCGCGCGATGCCATTGTCCAAGCCGCGAACGTCCGCGCGGCGGGCGTGCCAGCAGCGGGCATGCACGCGGCTGCGCTGTGCCCCGCGGGCGACGGCGGTCCCGCCGCCGACCGCGAGAGCTTCCGGCGCGAGCTGGCGCGCGCGCAGAATTGCGAGTCCGCGCCCGATGTCGACCTGCTGATCCGCACCGGCGGCGAGCAAAGACTTAGCGACTTCCTGCTGTGGGAGTGCGCCTACGCGGAATTGTTTTTCTTGCCGCAGATGTGGCCGGATTTCTCTCCCGCCGATCTCCGGGCCGTGGTCGCGCAGTTCCACGCCCGCGACCGCAGATACGGGATGATCAAGACGGAACCCACGCCCGCAGTCCGGCAGCGGGTCGCAGAATAA
- a CDS encoding Crp/Fnr family transcriptional regulator produces the protein MPLTAIFAPKNHLLKHLPAADLARLRPFLKRVELPFGQVMSEAGDVVEGVIFIEEGIASILVVLKNGASIEVALVGAEGVAGIPALFNAKKSPYRVVVQGAGFGYRLGNGALRRVMQEDGELNHLLLQAAYRVSLETAQTAACNRLHEAEERLARWLLLMDDRNPTRLLTMTHEFLGNMLGTRRSTVTIASGILQRAGLIQHSRGHIRVVNRPGLEAAACECYALMRNSHPLPRAAAKVA, from the coding sequence ATGCCATTGACCGCCATCTTCGCACCTAAGAACCACCTGCTCAAGCACTTGCCCGCCGCTGATCTTGCGCGGCTGCGGCCCTTCCTGAAACGCGTGGAACTGCCCTTTGGGCAGGTCATGAGCGAGGCGGGCGACGTGGTCGAGGGCGTGATCTTCATCGAAGAAGGCATCGCTTCCATCCTGGTGGTGCTGAAGAATGGAGCCAGCATCGAGGTGGCGCTCGTGGGTGCTGAGGGTGTGGCCGGCATCCCGGCACTCTTCAACGCCAAGAAGTCGCCTTACCGTGTGGTGGTTCAGGGGGCGGGCTTCGGATACCGCCTCGGCAACGGCGCGCTGCGGCGCGTCATGCAGGAAGATGGCGAACTCAATCACCTGCTACTGCAGGCCGCCTATCGCGTCTCGCTGGAGACCGCGCAGACCGCCGCCTGCAACCGCCTGCATGAGGCGGAGGAACGCCTCGCCCGCTGGCTTCTGCTCATGGATGATCGCAATCCCACCCGGCTGCTCACTATGACGCACGAGTTCCTCGGGAATATGCTGGGCACACGCCGCTCCACCGTCACCATCGCTTCCGGCATCCTGCAAAGAGCCGGGCTCATCCAGCATAGCCGCGGGCACATCCGCGTGGTGAACCGCCCCGGCCTCGAGGCCGCGGCCTGCGAATGCTATGCACTCATGCGTAACAGCCATCCGCTGCCGCGCGCGGCAGCCAAGGTCGCGTAA
- a CDS encoding Crp/Fnr family transcriptional regulator, with the protein MLPTNGRNGRNGQNGENRLLDSLRAESFARLNPKLSEVMLKQGQELYHADERQDWIYFPAKGTLISLLAVSDDGASVEVAITGREGMLGIAGVLGADRSNHESLVQNSGAAWRVRSEYVRDLMQRDANFRDALQRYIHVVFAHVAQTALCNRLHSVEERMARWMLSTQDRVEAADFHMTHELLAKMLGTRRTSVSLTAATLQKAGMLRYKRGHMIILDRQNLENTACGCYGVMRAEMQALHYGKRRG; encoded by the coding sequence ATGCTGCCCACGAACGGCCGGAATGGCCGGAACGGCCAGAATGGCGAGAACCGTCTGCTCGACAGCCTGCGCGCGGAGAGCTTTGCGCGGCTCAATCCCAAGCTCAGCGAAGTCATGCTGAAGCAGGGCCAGGAGCTGTACCACGCCGACGAGCGCCAGGATTGGATCTACTTTCCCGCCAAGGGCACCCTCATCTCGCTGCTGGCGGTGAGTGACGACGGCGCCAGTGTGGAAGTGGCCATCACCGGGCGCGAGGGCATGCTGGGGATCGCCGGGGTGCTGGGCGCCGACCGCAGCAACCACGAGAGCCTGGTGCAGAATTCCGGCGCCGCCTGGCGAGTGCGTTCCGAGTACGTGCGCGACCTGATGCAGCGCGATGCGAATTTCCGCGACGCGCTGCAACGTTACATCCACGTGGTCTTCGCGCACGTGGCGCAGACGGCGCTCTGCAACCGGCTGCACTCCGTCGAAGAGCGGATGGCGCGCTGGATGCTCTCCACCCAGGACCGGGTGGAGGCGGCGGACTTCCACATGACGCATGAGCTGCTGGCGAAGATGCTGGGCACGCGGCGCACCAGCGTGAGCCTGACCGCTGCCACGCTGCAAAAAGCCGGCATGCTGCGCTACAAACGCGGGCACATGATCATCCTCGACCGCCAGAACCTGGAAAACACCGCGTGTGGCTGCTACGGGGTGATGCGCGCCGAGATGCAGGCGCTCCACTACGGCAAGCGCCGCGGCTAG
- the tadA gene encoding Flp pilus assembly complex ATPase component TadA, whose protein sequence is MASPSTTASLTAASATGSAAATAAAPEPAAAAPAPAPEPQHFLQRIKLFSGLSILECSEVVKRMKRRDFPPNQIIVREGSPGNSMFFITSGQVEVRKKDSVTGIDFLLTEMGPGQNFGEMSLLTGKPRTATVTAVQPTTVAVLEQKDFQELLMSYPKIGIALTTILAERVEAASQQVGIEFIALSKLNFDVRVLQLLPQTMMLQHKVIPVAFANNRLTLAMTNPSNILALDDIRRIIKGVMIEPVVMTEDDFRKFMNSTYQQLTRKEEEKAQVTTTSTQAGKPVELVAERRAEVTVDLLQSDIIRDLQMTEDANLQVTSENKQDLMNASEDAPIIRLVNSILGLAIKKGASDIHIEPMEKDVIVRFRQDGMLQVVQNLPKKVQLGLISRCKILSKLDISEKRLPQDGRISVNMEGKPIDFRVSTVPAKWGEKICMRILDKSNTTLGLDKVVAHPEVLAKIRELVGQPYGIMYVTGPTGSGKTTTLYSALAEINDPEVNISTAEDPIEYDLAGVNQIQANKDIGLDFARILRAFLRQDPDVILVGETRDKETAHIAVEAALTGHMVFTTLHTNSAAGAFTRLGEMDVEPFLISASTVGVMAQRLARRLCQNCKEETKLDEVTANYLGMTPGETVFKGKGCDACGGKGVKGRVGIYEVMKMNPRLRQMVAKAALTEDIHAAAIEDGMLDLKMYSAWLIRQGLTNVEEVLQVVSVQD, encoded by the coding sequence ATGGCCAGCCCCTCGACCACTGCTTCGCTCACCGCCGCTTCTGCAACCGGCTCCGCCGCTGCCACTGCCGCAGCCCCCGAGCCTGCCGCCGCCGCGCCGGCGCCGGCGCCGGAGCCGCAGCATTTCCTGCAGCGCATCAAGTTGTTCAGCGGCCTCTCCATATTGGAGTGCTCCGAAGTGGTGAAGCGGATGAAGCGTCGCGATTTCCCGCCCAACCAGATCATCGTGCGCGAGGGTTCGCCCGGCAACTCGATGTTCTTCATCACCTCTGGCCAGGTCGAGGTGCGCAAGAAGGACTCCGTCACCGGCATCGACTTCCTGCTCACCGAGATGGGACCGGGACAGAACTTCGGCGAGATGTCGCTGCTCACCGGCAAGCCGCGCACCGCGACCGTGACCGCCGTGCAGCCCACCACCGTCGCCGTGCTCGAGCAGAAGGACTTCCAGGAACTGCTGATGTCCTACCCGAAGATCGGCATCGCGCTCACCACCATCCTGGCTGAGCGGGTGGAAGCCGCGTCGCAACAGGTGGGCATCGAGTTCATCGCGTTGTCGAAGCTGAACTTCGACGTCCGCGTGCTGCAACTGCTGCCGCAGACCATGATGCTCCAGCACAAGGTCATCCCAGTCGCGTTTGCCAACAACCGCCTGACGCTGGCGATGACGAACCCTTCGAACATCCTCGCGCTCGACGACATCCGCCGCATCATCAAGGGCGTGATGATCGAGCCGGTGGTCATGACGGAAGATGACTTCCGCAAGTTCATGAACTCCACTTATCAGCAGCTCACGCGCAAAGAAGAAGAAAAGGCGCAGGTCACGACGACCTCCACCCAGGCCGGCAAGCCGGTCGAGCTGGTCGCCGAGCGCCGAGCCGAAGTCACCGTCGACCTGCTGCAATCCGACATCATCCGCGACCTGCAGATGACCGAAGACGCGAACCTGCAAGTCACCTCCGAGAACAAGCAAGACCTGATGAACGCCTCGGAAGACGCGCCCATCATCCGCCTGGTGAACTCGATCCTCGGACTGGCCATCAAGAAAGGCGCGAGCGACATCCACATCGAGCCGATGGAGAAGGACGTGATCGTCCGCTTCCGTCAGGATGGCATGCTGCAGGTGGTGCAGAACCTGCCGAAGAAAGTGCAGCTCGGCCTGATCTCGCGCTGCAAGATCCTGTCAAAGCTCGACATCTCGGAAAAGCGCCTGCCGCAAGACGGACGCATCTCGGTGAACATGGAAGGCAAGCCCATCGACTTCCGCGTCTCCACCGTGCCCGCCAAGTGGGGCGAGAAGATCTGCATGCGTATCCTGGATAAATCAAACACGACTTTGGGACTCGACAAAGTGGTGGCGCATCCCGAGGTCCTCGCGAAAATCCGCGAATTAGTGGGACAGCCCTACGGCATCATGTACGTCACCGGGCCGACCGGCTCCGGCAAGACGACCACGCTCTACTCCGCGCTCGCCGAGATCAACGATCCCGAGGTCAACATCTCCACCGCCGAGGACCCGATCGAATATGACCTCGCCGGCGTGAACCAGATCCAGGCCAACAAAGATATCGGTCTGGACTTCGCGCGAATCCTGCGTGCTTTCCTGCGTCAGGATCCCGACGTCATCCTGGTGGGCGAGACGCGCGATAAAGAGACGGCGCACATCGCCGTGGAAGCCGCGCTCACCGGTCACATGGTCTTCACCACGCTGCACACCAACTCGGCCGCCGGCGCCTTTACCCGTCTCGGCGAGATGGACGTGGAACCGTTCCTCATCTCTGCTTCGACCGTGGGCGTGATGGCGCAGCGCCTCGCGCGCCGCCTTTGCCAGAATTGCAAGGAAGAGACCAAGCTCGACGAAGTCACTGCCAACTACCTCGGCATGACGCCGGGCGAGACCGTCTTCAAAGGCAAAGGCTGCGACGCATGTGGCGGCAAGGGCGTGAAAGGACGCGTGGGCATCTACGAGGTCATGAAGATGAACCCGCGCCTGCGCCAGATGGTCGCCAAAGCCGCGCTCACTGAAGACATCCATGCCGCCGCGATCGAAGACGGCATGCTCGACCTGAAGATGTACTCCGCGTGGCTCATCCGTCAGGGACTGACCAACGTTGAAGAAGTGTTGCAGGTGGTCAGCGTGCAGGACTAG
- a CDS encoding GAF domain-containing protein codes for MSASATTTTATMTAPGVRPLPFVVYFAEDELGKTAMLGVKKYRRIPFEGLNGQPADVERILFVSQERLLDDNYNAARSPNVRVIALSANRFKDPRLDGIIYCYLPPDTPTALVERMVDNAIDHIHLIVSRRELGEKLTGATHEIHELNQIGAALSAEHDTEKLLELILTKSREITLADAGSLYLVENAVEDAGDETAKRMASGVHTMLSDKDGNVAAMDTQKLAAIHAETSALAVAGTETGKLAAKEEPVKKQLRFKLAQNDSVQIPFREHTMEISARSIAGYVAQTGEVVNIPDAYHMPDDVPYSINRKFDEDSGYRTKSILAVPMRNQKDEIVGVVQLINAKRRWDAKLLKIADVVSNVMPFASRQQEIIQSLASQAAVALENSRLYEAIQRLFEGFVRASVIAIESRDPTTSGHSFRVANLTVALAEAVDRVDSGPYAGIKFTRTEMKEIRYASLLHDFGKVGVREEVLIKAKKLYPAQLELVSQRFHFVKRTMENMSLQGKLDYVLAKGREEYLKEQGRFDGELAQQMEEADTYFKTILQSNEPTVLPEGNFDKLLDIAARHYTDYDGEEKALLTPDEVRLLSIRKGSLDDDERKQIESHVVHTVNFLQQIPWTKEIKNIPAIARGHHEKLNGLGYPYKLAAAEIPVQTRMMTISDIFDALSASDRPYKKAISMERALEILGFAVKDGELDGSLFEIFKTARVFERWKIEPYPY; via the coding sequence ATGAGCGCCTCAGCCACGACCACGACCGCGACCATGACCGCGCCTGGAGTGCGGCCGCTGCCGTTCGTCGTCTATTTCGCCGAAGACGAGCTGGGCAAGACGGCGATGCTGGGAGTGAAGAAGTACCGCCGCATCCCGTTCGAAGGCTTGAACGGCCAGCCCGCGGATGTGGAGCGCATCCTGTTCGTCTCGCAAGAACGCCTGCTGGACGACAACTACAACGCGGCGCGATCGCCCAATGTGCGCGTGATCGCGCTCTCCGCGAACCGCTTCAAGGACCCGCGGCTCGATGGCATCATCTATTGCTACCTGCCGCCAGACACGCCCACCGCGCTGGTGGAACGCATGGTGGACAACGCCATCGACCACATCCACCTGATCGTCTCGCGGCGCGAGTTGGGCGAGAAGTTGACTGGCGCGACGCATGAGATCCATGAGCTGAACCAGATCGGCGCGGCGCTCTCCGCCGAGCACGATACCGAGAAGCTGCTGGAGCTGATCCTCACCAAGTCGCGCGAGATCACCCTTGCCGACGCCGGCTCGCTCTACCTGGTGGAGAACGCGGTGGAGGACGCCGGGGACGAGACGGCGAAAAGGATGGCATCCGGCGTCCACACCATGCTGAGTGATAAGGACGGCAACGTCGCGGCGATGGACACGCAGAAGCTCGCCGCCATCCACGCCGAAACCAGCGCGCTGGCCGTGGCCGGCACGGAGACCGGCAAGCTCGCCGCCAAAGAAGAGCCGGTGAAGAAACAATTGCGTTTCAAGCTGGCGCAGAACGATTCCGTGCAGATCCCCTTCCGCGAACACACCATGGAGATCTCGGCGCGCTCCATCGCCGGCTACGTGGCGCAGACCGGCGAAGTGGTGAACATCCCCGACGCGTACCACATGCCCGACGACGTGCCCTATTCCATCAACCGCAAGTTCGACGAAGACTCCGGGTACCGGACGAAATCGATCCTGGCGGTGCCGATGCGCAACCAGAAGGACGAGATCGTGGGCGTGGTGCAGCTCATCAACGCCAAGCGCCGGTGGGATGCCAAGTTGCTCAAGATCGCCGACGTGGTCTCGAACGTGATGCCCTTCGCCTCGCGGCAACAGGAGATCATCCAGTCGCTGGCCAGCCAGGCGGCGGTGGCGCTCGAGAATTCACGGCTCTATGAAGCCATCCAGCGCTTGTTCGAGGGTTTTGTGCGCGCGTCCGTCATCGCCATCGAGTCGCGCGACCCGACCACCAGCGGCCATAGCTTCCGCGTGGCGAACCTCACGGTGGCGCTCGCCGAAGCGGTCGACCGCGTGGACTCCGGTCCGTATGCCGGCATCAAGTTCACGCGCACCGAGATGAAGGAGATCCGCTACGCCTCGTTGCTGCACGATTTCGGCAAGGTCGGCGTGCGCGAAGAGGTACTGATCAAGGCGAAGAAACTCTATCCCGCGCAGCTCGAGCTGGTGAGCCAGCGCTTCCACTTCGTGAAGCGCACGATGGAGAACATGTCGCTGCAAGGCAAGCTCGACTACGTCCTCGCAAAAGGGCGGGAGGAGTATTTGAAAGAGCAGGGCAGGTTCGATGGCGAACTGGCCCAGCAGATGGAAGAGGCCGACACCTACTTCAAGACCATCCTGCAATCGAACGAGCCGACCGTGCTGCCGGAAGGGAACTTCGACAAGCTGCTCGACATCGCGGCGCGCCATTACACCGACTACGACGGCGAGGAGAAGGCGCTGCTCACGCCCGACGAGGTGCGGCTGCTCTCCATCCGCAAAGGATCGCTGGATGACGATGAGCGCAAGCAGATCGAGTCGCACGTGGTGCACACGGTGAATTTCCTGCAGCAGATCCCGTGGACCAAAGAGATCAAGAACATCCCGGCGATCGCGCGCGGACATCACGAGAAGCTGAATGGGCTGGGTTATCCGTACAAGCTGGCGGCGGCGGAGATCCCGGTGCAGACGCGGATGATGACCATCTCCGACATTTTCGACGCGCTCTCGGCGTCGGACCGTCCCTACAAGAAAGCCATCTCGATGGAGCGGGCGCTCGAGATCCTTGGGTTCGCGGTGAAAGACGGCGAGCTCGATGGCTCGCTCTTCGAGATCTTCAAGACGGCGCGCGTCTTCGAGCGCTGGAAGATCGAACCCTATCCTTATTAG
- a CDS encoding PaaI family thioesterase — MMHPAAPAVDLDRLRDFVAHIPLFRTLHYRLLELKPGEAAITAPYTADHDGIFHSFHGGLLMTLADTTACAAILSLAGPEQVMTTTDMNIRFLAPCNSDATARARVIKFGRTIVPTHVDLYDAAGKHVALAQVTYMRLEKMPKR; from the coding sequence ATGATGCATCCCGCCGCACCCGCCGTCGACCTCGACCGCCTCCGCGATTTCGTGGCGCACATCCCACTATTCCGCACCTTGCACTACCGGCTCCTCGAGCTCAAGCCCGGCGAAGCAGCCATCACCGCGCCGTACACGGCCGACCACGACGGCATCTTCCACTCCTTCCACGGCGGCCTGCTCATGACCTTGGCGGACACCACCGCTTGCGCCGCCATCCTCTCGCTCGCTGGGCCCGAGCAGGTCATGACGACCACGGACATGAACATCCGCTTCCTTGCGCCGTGCAACTCAGACGCCACCGCTCGCGCCCGCGTCATCAAGTTTGGACGCACCATCGTCCCCACCCACGTCGATCTCTACGATGCCGCCGGCAAACACGTTGCCCTCGCCCAGGTCACCTACATGCGCCTGGAAAAAATGCCGAAGCGGTAG